Proteins encoded together in one Sinorhizobium meliloti window:
- a CDS encoding peptidylprolyl isomerase, which yields MKILQFAFAGALALATFTGGALAQSGENILTVQLKDGPVVIELRPDIAPKHVQQIKELAAAGEYDNVAFHRVIKGFMAQTGDVEFGDVKDGYQPDRAGTGGSSKPNLPAEFSDVPFERGTVGMARAQDPNSANSQFFIMFAPGDFLNGQYTVVGKVVEGMENVDKIKLGDDANNGAVADPDRMISVKVGR from the coding sequence ATGAAGATTCTCCAATTCGCTTTTGCCGGAGCCTTGGCGCTCGCAACCTTCACGGGAGGTGCGCTGGCGCAGTCCGGCGAAAACATTCTGACGGTTCAGCTCAAGGATGGTCCGGTGGTCATCGAACTGCGTCCGGATATCGCCCCGAAGCACGTCCAGCAGATCAAGGAACTGGCCGCGGCGGGCGAATATGACAATGTCGCCTTTCATCGCGTCATCAAGGGCTTCATGGCCCAGACCGGCGACGTCGAGTTCGGCGACGTGAAGGACGGCTACCAGCCCGATCGCGCTGGAACCGGCGGCTCGTCCAAGCCCAACCTTCCGGCCGAGTTCTCCGACGTTCCCTTCGAGCGCGGCACGGTCGGTATGGCCCGCGCCCAGGATCCAAACAGTGCCAACTCGCAGTTCTTCATCATGTTCGCACCGGGCGATTTCCTCAACGGCCAGTACACGGTCGTCGGCAAGGTGGTCGAAGGCATGGAGAATGTCGACAAGATCAAGCTCGGCGATGACGCCAATAATGGTGCCGTCGCCGATCCAGATCGCATGATCAGCGTTAAGGTCGGCAGGTAA